The following proteins are co-located in the Castanea sativa cultivar Marrone di Chiusa Pesio chromosome 8, ASM4071231v1 genome:
- the LOC142607012 gene encoding PRA1 family protein B2-like — MASPAVLPISNPQSTGESQPSTTTTSSPSSPSPSPYLKVKTFLTRLLGYTRHALSNRRPWIELVDRTAFSRPESLTEAASRVRKNFSYFRVNYLTLLALVLAVSLLSHPFTLVILLSLLAAWLFLYSFRPSDQPLVIMGRTFSDFETLICLVTVTVIVIFLTSVGSLLITAGMVGMGIVCAHGSFRMPEDLFLDEQETSGGPGLFSFIGGAASSAAAAAAAAGGPNMMSRV; from the coding sequence ATGGCCTCTCCAGCCGTACTCCCAATCTCAAATCCACAATCAACCGGCGAATCGCAGCCGTCCACAACGACAACATCATCACCGTcatcgccatcgccatcgccatACCTTAAAGTCAAAACCTTCCTCACGCGCCTCCTTGGCTACACGCGCCACGCGCTCTCGAACCGTCGGCCTTGGATCGAGCTCGTAGACCGCACCGCCTTTTCGAGACCGGAGTCGCTCACCGAAGCCGCGTCGCGAGTACGCAAGAACTTCTCCTACTTCCGCGTGAACTACCTGACTCTACTCGCGCTCGTACTCGCGGTCTCTCTCCTCTCCCACCCTTTCACCCTCGTAATCCTCCTCTCCCTCCTCGCCGCCTGGCTCTTCCTCTACTCTTTCCGGCCGTCCGATCAGCCCCTCGTCATCATGGGCCGCACGTTCTCGGACTTCGAAACTCTCATCTGCTTGGTAACGGTCACGGTGATCGTGATCTTTCTCACGAGCGTGGGGTCGTTGCTCATAACGGCCGGGATGGTTGGGATGGGGATCGTGTGTGCTCACGGCTCGTTCAGGATGCCTGAGGATCTGTTTCTCGACGAACAAGAAACGTCGGGTGGTCCTGGCCTCTTCTCGTTCATTGGTGGCGCCGCCTCCTCCGCCGCCGCCGCTGCTGCTGCAGCTGGAGGTCCTAATATGATGTCGCGCGTTTGA